A genomic segment from Pseudomonas sessilinigenes encodes:
- a CDS encoding AraC family transcriptional regulator, with protein MPFDLPTALARVGSDARAVLAGDELALSFQQYYQLLEQVPESVAERGFYLRLGALYDITDIGLLGYACLSAENLRKSWDLTFGSTALLPHPLNGTRRVCGGRVEVLLHAPLHPGVNARGLQEEWLASTWHWICQRLPEVSDSQELRLELDYPAPAYKALYSEIFPGRIEFSRPGTRLSFPETWYELPFPAANPSTSRLCHEQCLLVMAQLDNNKSGLIDDVRRMLLMNPQREFPSLEVMAERVRMTPITFYRHLAKAGVNYRMVVLEVRMGLAREYLEKTRIPLQEVAYTLGYDYPANFYRAFKKWFGFTAQECRFGRDGVNCQ; from the coding sequence GTGCCATTCGACTTGCCGACAGCATTGGCGCGAGTGGGGAGCGATGCCCGGGCGGTGCTTGCGGGTGACGAGCTGGCGCTGAGTTTCCAGCAGTACTACCAACTGCTCGAGCAGGTGCCCGAGAGTGTTGCCGAGCGCGGTTTCTACCTGCGCTTGGGGGCGTTGTACGACATCACCGATATCGGCTTGCTGGGGTATGCCTGCCTGAGCGCAGAAAACCTGCGCAAATCCTGGGACCTGACCTTCGGTAGCACCGCCTTGCTCCCGCATCCGCTCAATGGAACCAGGCGTGTCTGTGGTGGCCGGGTCGAAGTGCTGCTGCACGCGCCCCTGCACCCTGGCGTCAATGCGCGTGGGTTGCAGGAAGAGTGGCTGGCCTCCACCTGGCACTGGATCTGCCAGCGCCTGCCGGAGGTCAGTGACAGCCAGGAGTTGCGCCTGGAGCTGGATTACCCGGCACCGGCCTACAAGGCGCTCTATAGCGAGATCTTTCCCGGCCGGATCGAATTCTCCCGACCCGGCACGCGGTTGTCGTTTCCCGAGACCTGGTACGAGTTGCCCTTTCCTGCGGCCAACCCTTCCACTTCGCGTTTGTGCCATGAGCAGTGCCTGTTGGTCATGGCCCAATTGGATAACAACAAGAGCGGCCTGATCGACGACGTGCGACGGATGCTGTTGATGAACCCCCAGCGCGAGTTCCCTAGCCTGGAAGTCATGGCCGAGCGCGTCAGGATGACTCCCATCACCTTCTACCGACACCTGGCGAAGGCTGGGGTCAACTACCGCATGGTGGTCCTTGAAGTACGAATGGGGCTGGCCAGGGAATATCTGGAAAAAACGCGTATTCCCCTACAGGAAGTTGCTTACACCCTGGGTTATGACTACCCAGCGAATTTTTATCGGGCGTTCAAGAAGTGGTTTGGTTTTACCGCGCAAGAGTGTCGTTTTGGTCGGGATGGAGTGAATTGCCAGTGA
- a CDS encoding amidohydrolase, translated as MNSQKNKNFKSSHAGYSDAKSDMVFLNGKIYTVDEQQPWAEAVAIKDGLFVAVGRSVDIQAYIDEQTQVVDLQGSFAMPGIYDMHTHPDLALAPRYSGYLSVGLDSPTPEDVKASILEYANQHPGDGWIYGQYFVHFEFRKAGIEPGRDWLDQIIADRPVAILDRSWGSIMVNSKALELAGIDAQTQDPSNGYIVRDSVTGEPSGVLVDGGYAMIHAAMPPTPMHALVRAYGEGVQYQTGRGVVGTKYVHVCEHRLNALKTLDDAGDLTLRVEAAISWQDDIFPVRRRWELLAGERHFYRSARLNAGAVKFHFDGTHETQSSYFATPYSGAGQWRGSLNLTPEHITDLVVDLDRQGIRVIAHCTGDAASDLFLDAVAEARRRNGPDGVRHHCAHSSVLLEQNLPRFKALQVTADFSPVAWYPYPFSMARAQANGEERSQRLFNFKGVLDAGGVAVMGTDWPVSDINPWIGFETMITRQNPWDQSDACYYGSPISLEQAIRVMTINGAWCMELEHRCGSIEVGKSADMIVLDRNLFELEPRGNIHNTQVDLTVLEGAVVWDRHDRFGGTQWQARWRKELPQFHEKI; from the coding sequence ATGAACAGTCAAAAGAATAAAAACTTCAAGTCGAGTCATGCCGGATATAGCGATGCAAAGTCCGACATGGTGTTTCTCAACGGCAAGATATATACCGTCGATGAACAACAACCGTGGGCCGAGGCGGTGGCGATAAAGGATGGGCTCTTTGTCGCGGTAGGGCGCAGCGTCGATATCCAGGCCTATATCGACGAGCAGACCCAAGTGGTGGACCTGCAGGGCTCGTTCGCCATGCCGGGCATCTACGATATGCATACCCACCCCGACTTGGCACTGGCGCCGCGCTATTCGGGCTACTTGAGTGTCGGCCTGGACAGTCCCACCCCGGAGGACGTCAAGGCCAGCATCCTGGAGTACGCCAACCAACACCCGGGAGATGGCTGGATCTACGGGCAATACTTCGTCCACTTCGAGTTCCGCAAGGCCGGGATCGAGCCCGGGCGCGACTGGCTGGACCAGATCATCGCCGATCGCCCGGTGGCGATCCTCGATCGTTCCTGGGGTTCGATCATGGTCAATTCCAAGGCACTGGAGCTGGCGGGCATCGATGCGCAAACCCAGGATCCGAGCAACGGCTACATTGTTCGCGACTCGGTGACCGGTGAGCCCAGTGGCGTTCTCGTGGACGGCGGTTACGCCATGATTCATGCCGCCATGCCGCCCACGCCGATGCATGCGCTGGTCCGTGCCTACGGTGAAGGCGTCCAGTACCAGACCGGGCGCGGGGTGGTCGGAACCAAGTACGTCCATGTCTGCGAGCATCGCCTCAACGCACTCAAGACCCTGGATGACGCCGGTGACCTGACCTTGCGGGTGGAGGCGGCGATCAGCTGGCAGGACGATATCTTCCCGGTCAGGCGTCGTTGGGAGCTGCTGGCCGGTGAGCGGCACTTCTACCGCAGTGCTCGCTTGAATGCCGGTGCGGTGAAGTTCCACTTCGATGGCACCCATGAAACCCAGTCTTCCTACTTCGCCACGCCCTATAGCGGCGCAGGGCAGTGGCGAGGCAGCCTGAACCTGACCCCCGAACATATCACCGACCTGGTGGTGGACCTGGACCGGCAAGGCATCCGGGTGATCGCCCACTGTACCGGCGATGCGGCGTCGGACCTGTTCCTCGATGCCGTGGCCGAGGCCCGGCGGCGCAACGGACCCGATGGCGTGCGGCACCATTGCGCGCACTCCTCGGTGTTGCTCGAGCAGAACCTGCCGCGATTCAAGGCATTACAGGTCACCGCCGATTTTTCCCCGGTGGCCTGGTATCCCTATCCCTTCTCCATGGCCCGCGCCCAGGCCAATGGCGAGGAACGTTCCCAGCGGCTGTTCAACTTCAAGGGCGTACTCGATGCAGGAGGCGTCGCGGTGATGGGGACGGATTGGCCGGTATCGGACATCAATCCCTGGATCGGTTTCGAGACCATGATCACCCGGCAGAACCCATGGGACCAGAGCGATGCCTGCTACTACGGCAGCCCCATTTCCCTGGAGCAGGCCATCCGGGTGATGACCATCAACGGAGCCTGGTGCATGGAGCTGGAGCATCGTTGCGGCAGTATCGAGGTCGGCAAGTCCGCGGACATGATCGTGCTCGATCGCAACCTGTTCGAGTTGGAGCCCAGGGGCAATATCCACAATACCCAAGTCGATCTCACTGTCCTGGAGGGCGCAGTGGTCTGGGATCGACATGATCGTTTTGGCGGTACGCAATGGCAGGCACGCTGGCGCAAGGAACTGCCGCAGTTCCACGAAAAAATCTAA
- a CDS encoding CobW family GTP-binding protein — protein sequence MSSKLPIIRVSVISGFLGSGKTTLLNRILNGDHGLKIAVMVNDFGEINIDANLIVSASQNITSLANGCICCTVESDLIEQLEKLCKMQEGRPEHILIETSGVSDPGRVVHTLRYPQLRQRLVLDTVVVLLDAERHRDLPEEVRPLAQEQLAAADIVVINKVDLVSPESLQELKRQWLFPRAKVHEAVFANIPLPFIFDTSPERFAPLAFHARQPGYAVARPQRHDQLFSSFSWHSSAPLSLAALRKVIGGFPDHVYRAKGFLYLQGYPERRFVLHLVGARLDIQPAATWDEQEAVGSHLVVIGSRQLDAQALCERLEQSVCHPELTVTRLAVGSER from the coding sequence ATGTCTTCGAAACTTCCGATCATTCGTGTCAGTGTTATTTCCGGGTTTCTCGGTTCGGGAAAAACCACGTTGTTGAACCGTATTCTTAATGGCGACCATGGTTTGAAGATTGCGGTCATGGTCAATGACTTTGGTGAAATAAACATAGACGCCAATTTGATTGTCAGTGCCTCGCAGAATATAACCAGCCTGGCCAATGGTTGTATTTGTTGCACTGTTGAAAGTGATCTGATCGAGCAACTTGAGAAGTTGTGCAAGATGCAAGAGGGGCGACCCGAACATATCCTGATAGAAACCAGTGGTGTTTCCGATCCTGGGCGGGTGGTGCACACCTTGAGGTATCCGCAATTGCGCCAACGGCTGGTACTCGACACCGTGGTGGTGCTGCTCGATGCCGAGCGTCATCGCGACCTGCCTGAGGAGGTCAGGCCCCTGGCCCAGGAACAGTTGGCCGCTGCCGATATCGTGGTGATCAACAAGGTCGATCTGGTCAGTCCCGAGAGCTTGCAGGAGCTGAAGCGGCAGTGGCTGTTTCCCCGGGCCAAGGTCCATGAGGCGGTCTTTGCCAATATCCCCTTGCCCTTCATCTTTGATACCAGCCCGGAGCGTTTCGCGCCGCTTGCGTTCCATGCCCGCCAGCCGGGTTATGCCGTGGCCAGGCCCCAGCGACATGATCAACTGTTCAGCAGTTTCAGTTGGCACAGCTCGGCGCCCCTGTCCCTGGCGGCCCTGCGCAAGGTGATTGGCGGGTTTCCGGACCATGTCTACCGAGCCAAGGGGTTTCTTTATCTGCAGGGGTACCCCGAACGACGCTTTGTCCTGCATCTGGTGGGCGCGCGCCTGGATATCCAGCCTGCCGCGACCTGGGATGAGCAAGAGGCCGTGGGTAGCCACCTGGTGGTGATCGGCTCCAGGCAGTTGGATGCCCAGGCGCTGTGTGAGCGCCTGGAGCAATCGGTCTGCCACCCAGAGCTCACTGTTACCCGGCTGGCCGTGGGCTCAGAGCGATAA
- a CDS encoding LysE family translocator — MLSTYLGEFAALAVVHFLAVLAPGPDFAVTIRQSVRFGRMIGTCTALGIGAGISVHVLYTLLGVGALMHTTPWLLNVAKLLGAAYILYLGISLLRSKAKSSVPGEAEPEPARQTLPRAFITGFLTNATNPKATLFFLAIFTTLVSASTPLSIQALYGAWMCLVNALWFVIVALFFSSSRVRLLFMRLGHWFERCMGLVLLLFAGRLLLSL; from the coding sequence ATGCTGTCCACCTATCTCGGTGAATTCGCCGCCCTGGCAGTGGTTCACTTTCTCGCCGTGCTCGCTCCCGGGCCGGACTTTGCCGTCACCATCCGCCAGAGCGTGCGTTTTGGCCGCATGATCGGCACTTGTACCGCCCTGGGGATCGGCGCCGGCATCTCGGTCCATGTGCTCTATACCCTGTTGGGCGTCGGCGCCCTGATGCACACCACGCCCTGGTTGCTGAACGTCGCCAAGCTACTGGGTGCCGCCTATATCCTCTACCTGGGCATCAGCCTGCTGCGCAGCAAGGCCAAGTCCAGCGTACCGGGGGAAGCGGAGCCTGAGCCGGCTCGACAGACACTGCCGCGCGCCTTCATCACCGGTTTCCTGACCAACGCCACCAACCCCAAGGCGACCCTGTTTTTCCTGGCAATCTTCACCACCCTGGTCAGCGCCAGCACGCCACTGAGCATCCAGGCCCTGTATGGCGCCTGGATGTGCCTGGTGAACGCGCTGTGGTTCGTCATCGTCGCGCTGTTTTTCTCCAGTTCCCGCGTCCGCCTGCTGTTCATGCGCCTGGGGCACTGGTTCGAACGCTGCATGGGGCTGGTCCTGCTGCTGTTCGCCGGACGCTTGCTGTTATCGCTCTGA